A genomic segment from Nodosilinea sp. PGN35 encodes:
- the rbsK gene encoding ribokinase: MTSVPSPKTIHVFGSLNMDLVCRTPRLPQSGETVLGTDFATLPGGKGANQAVAAARLGVATTMVGRVGNDAFGRQLVQELQGAGVDTSGVTTAADGPTGVAAIAVDEVGHNTIVVVPGANGGVGDEEVKRLTDGLGPGDLVLLQFEVPLPTVMAAAQAAHAQGATVIVDPAPAHDHLPPEFFKTVNILTPNQTEASQLTGLAVSDVATAQAAAGQLVRRGVAVAIVKLGEQGAVVADGGGSFHQPPLPVKAIDTVAAGDAFNGGLAVALAEGRALKEAVAFANAVAAASVMVSGAQASMPTRSRVAALQMGLKHL, encoded by the coding sequence ATGACCTCTGTCCCCAGCCCTAAGACCATTCATGTGTTTGGCAGCCTGAATATGGATCTGGTCTGCCGCACCCCGCGCCTGCCCCAGTCGGGGGAAACCGTTCTGGGCACCGACTTTGCCACCCTGCCCGGCGGCAAGGGGGCCAACCAGGCGGTGGCGGCGGCGCGGCTGGGGGTCGCCACCACCATGGTGGGTCGGGTGGGAAACGACGCCTTTGGCCGGCAGCTGGTTCAAGAGTTGCAGGGGGCGGGGGTTGATACCAGCGGGGTCACGACGGCGGCGGATGGGCCGACGGGGGTGGCGGCGATCGCCGTGGACGAGGTCGGCCACAACACCATTGTCGTGGTGCCCGGTGCCAACGGCGGCGTGGGCGACGAAGAGGTCAAGCGCCTGACCGATGGCCTGGGGCCGGGCGACCTGGTACTGCTTCAGTTTGAGGTGCCCCTGCCCACGGTAATGGCCGCCGCCCAGGCTGCCCATGCCCAAGGGGCTACGGTGATCGTTGATCCGGCTCCCGCCCACGACCACCTACCGCCCGAGTTCTTCAAAACCGTCAATATTCTCACCCCCAACCAGACCGAGGCCAGCCAGCTCACCGGGCTAGCGGTGAGCGATGTAGCCACCGCCCAGGCCGCCGCTGGCCAGCTGGTGCGGCGGGGGGTAGCGGTGGCGATCGTCAAGCTGGGCGAGCAGGGGGCCGTGGTGGCCGACGGCGGCGGCAGCTTCCATCAGCCACCGCTGCCGGTCAAGGCCATCGACACCGTAGCCGCCGGGGATGCCTTTAACGGCGGGCTGGCCGTGGCCCTGGCCGAGGGCAGGGCCCTCAAGGAGGCCGTGGCCTTTGCCAATGCCGTCGCCGCCGCCTCGGTGATGGTGTCGGGGGCGCAGGCGTCGATGCCGACGCGATCGCGGGTCGCCGCCCTGCAAATGGGTCTAAAGCACCTCTAG
- a CDS encoding TIGR02587 family membrane protein: MARPHAQDWQIEFDDLMRGIAGAFLFGAPFLYTMEVWWKGNFTSPPRMMLMLGMAYLSLVLLNIKGGFRAEQPRSRTQILVESAEGLAIALFTATLSLTLLDILHLETGIDAIMGRLITLSLPFAIGVGIANNLLLPATEDDDAGSQQQRDRWHDHPWRSTLSDAGAALLGAIVVGSSIAPTDEIPMISSSLEPTRLLLIMASSLLLSYIIVFEANFGAQRQRRSQSGLFQRPFSETVAAYLIALAAATLMLWLFQVIRVGDPINQWVSYIIVLGLPCTIGGAAGRLAV; encoded by the coding sequence ATGGCCCGACCCCACGCCCAAGACTGGCAGATCGAATTTGACGACCTGATGCGCGGCATCGCAGGCGCATTCCTGTTTGGTGCCCCCTTTCTCTACACCATGGAGGTGTGGTGGAAAGGCAACTTTACCTCGCCGCCGCGCATGATGCTGATGCTGGGCATGGCCTACCTGTCCCTGGTACTGCTCAATATCAAAGGTGGATTTCGCGCCGAGCAGCCCCGCAGCCGCACCCAGATTTTGGTCGAAAGTGCCGAGGGGCTGGCGATCGCCCTCTTTACCGCCACCCTCAGCCTGACGCTGCTCGACATCCTTCACTTGGAGACCGGCATCGACGCCATTATGGGCCGACTGATCACTCTGTCGCTGCCCTTTGCCATCGGAGTCGGCATTGCCAACAACCTGCTGCTGCCAGCCACCGAGGATGACGATGCTGGCTCGCAGCAGCAGCGCGATCGCTGGCACGACCACCCCTGGCGGAGCACGCTGTCCGATGCCGGGGCCGCCCTGCTGGGGGCGATCGTCGTGGGCTCCTCCATTGCCCCCACCGATGAGATCCCCATGATTTCCAGCTCCTTGGAGCCCACGCGCCTGCTGCTGATCATGGCCAGCTCGCTACTGCTGTCGTACATCATTGTGTTTGAAGCCAATTTTGGTGCCCAGCGCCAGCGGCGATCGCAGTCCGGCCTTTTTCAGCGACCCTTTAGCGAGACTGTGGCCGCCTACCTGATTGCGCTCGCTGCTGCAACACTGATGCTGTGGCTGTTTCAGGTGATTCGCGTCGGCGACCCGATCAACCAGTGGGTGAGCTATATCATCGTATTGGGCCTGCCCTGCACCATTGGCGGTGCCGCAGGCCGTTTGGCTGTTTAA
- a CDS encoding EAL domain-containing protein: protein MGFSSTNPCACQQIGRCIGNDSGRLYLWFPVPHTMAKVVPYLKQAALSFEPMQERPGLSIDCRGGQAREIARRLAGLVAPMEMKETQVLFVRGAIQPQLEDFSDIASLQRFITYSQADWLVDMIAANRVTSHFQPIVAIQDTAQIFGYESLLRGLDGQGNLVMPGAMFQLATEAGLLPQLDRAARLSAIAQASHHQLTGRIFVNFTPTALYDPVSCLRSTVAAIDQAGIRHERVVFEVVESDNPQDLEHLKTVLHYYRSAGFGVALDDLGSGYSGLNLLHQLRPDFVKLDMELVRDVHRDHYKASITEKLLEIAQNLHIQTVAEGIECVEELDWLRSHGADFAQGYLIAKPSAEPVHATPRFEALAAPPPRSPLQPTHQTEAERIVAAVTQRIRQSLELDEILQATADEARQLFEADRVVIYRFEPDWSGLVAVESLAAGCPSILGFHVMDTCFQSTHALYYQQGNTRAIENVETAGLKSCHLELMHDLSIQANLIVPILQKERLWGLLIAHQCNSPRQWQQAEVNLFYQLASQAAIAIQQSELYHQLQTANQELQRLASVDGLTQLANRRCFDLRLEAEWERLGREQSPLSLILGDVDCFKLYNDTYGHLAGDDVLRQVAGAILQASKRASDLVARYGGEEFAVVLPNTTAAGAAAVVRAIQAKIAGLGLPHPGSQASSLITLSFGIATVVPQPELSAEMLIALADQGLYRAKAQGKNCAVQMSCGEIAASSHC, encoded by the coding sequence ATGGGATTTTCTTCGACCAACCCCTGTGCCTGTCAGCAGATAGGGCGCTGTATTGGCAATGACTCCGGGCGGCTGTACCTCTGGTTTCCGGTGCCCCACACCATGGCCAAGGTCGTGCCCTACCTGAAGCAGGCGGCCCTGTCCTTTGAGCCCATGCAGGAGCGGCCCGGGCTGAGCATTGACTGTCGGGGAGGCCAGGCCCGCGAAATTGCCCGCCGCCTGGCGGGGTTGGTGGCCCCCATGGAGATGAAGGAAACCCAGGTGCTGTTTGTGCGCGGCGCGATTCAGCCCCAGCTCGAAGACTTTAGCGACATTGCCTCGCTGCAGCGGTTTATCACCTACAGCCAGGCCGACTGGCTGGTGGATATGATTGCCGCCAACCGTGTCACCAGCCACTTTCAGCCCATTGTTGCTATTCAGGACACGGCGCAGATTTTTGGCTACGAGTCGCTGCTGCGGGGTCTCGATGGGCAGGGCAATCTGGTGATGCCGGGAGCCATGTTTCAGCTGGCGACGGAGGCGGGGCTGCTGCCCCAGCTCGATCGGGCGGCCCGGTTGAGCGCGATCGCCCAGGCCAGCCATCATCAGCTTACCGGGCGAATTTTTGTCAACTTTACTCCCACCGCGCTCTACGATCCGGTCTCTTGCCTGCGCAGTACCGTAGCCGCCATCGACCAGGCCGGCATTCGCCACGAGCGGGTGGTCTTTGAGGTCGTAGAGTCAGACAATCCCCAGGATCTGGAGCATTTGAAAACGGTGCTGCACTACTACCGCAGCGCCGGGTTTGGGGTGGCCCTCGACGATCTGGGCTCGGGTTACTCGGGGCTGAACCTGCTGCACCAGCTGCGCCCCGACTTTGTCAAGCTCGACATGGAGCTGGTGCGCGATGTCCACCGGGACCACTACAAGGCCTCAATTACCGAAAAGCTGCTGGAAATTGCTCAAAACCTCCATATTCAAACGGTAGCCGAGGGCATTGAATGTGTGGAAGAACTCGACTGGCTGCGATCCCACGGAGCCGACTTTGCCCAGGGCTATTTAATCGCCAAACCCAGCGCCGAGCCGGTGCACGCCACGCCCCGATTTGAGGCCCTCGCTGCCCCCCCGCCCCGCTCGCCGCTGCAACCCACCCACCAGACCGAGGCGGAGCGCATTGTGGCGGCGGTGACCCAGCGCATTCGCCAGTCGCTGGAGCTAGATGAAATTTTGCAGGCCACGGCGGACGAGGCCCGGCAGCTGTTTGAAGCCGATCGAGTAGTCATCTACCGCTTTGAACCCGACTGGAGCGGCCTGGTGGCGGTGGAGTCGCTGGCGGCAGGGTGCCCGTCGATTTTGGGCTTCCACGTGATGGATACCTGCTTTCAAAGTACCCACGCGCTCTACTACCAGCAGGGCAACACCCGGGCGATTGAAAATGTGGAGACCGCCGGGCTCAAGTCCTGCCATCTAGAACTCATGCACGATCTCAGCATTCAGGCCAACCTGATCGTTCCCATTTTGCAAAAAGAGCGGCTGTGGGGGCTGCTGATTGCCCACCAGTGCAACTCTCCCCGCCAGTGGCAGCAGGCGGAGGTGAATTTGTTCTACCAGCTGGCCAGCCAGGCGGCGATCGCTATTCAGCAATCGGAGCTATACCACCAGCTGCAGACCGCCAACCAGGAACTCCAGCGCCTGGCTTCGGTAGACGGGCTCACCCAGTTGGCCAACCGCCGCTGCTTTGACCTGCGGCTTGAGGCCGAGTGGGAGCGGCTGGGGCGAGAACAGTCGCCTCTGTCGCTGATTTTGGGCGATGTGGACTGTTTCAAGCTCTACAACGACACCTACGGCCACCTGGCCGGGGACGACGTACTGCGACAGGTGGCCGGCGCTATTCTCCAGGCGTCAAAGCGGGCCTCTGATCTGGTGGCCCGCTACGGTGGCGAAGAGTTTGCGGTGGTGTTGCCCAACACTACGGCGGCGGGGGCCGCCGCCGTGGTCAGAGCCATCCAGGCTAAGATTGCGGGTCTAGGGCTGCCCCATCCCGGCTCCCAGGCCAGCTCCCTGATTACCCTCAGCTTTGGCATCGCCACGGTTGTACCCCAGCCAGAGCTGTCGGCTGAGATGTTAATTGCCCTCGCCGACCAGGGGCTTTACCGGGCAAAGGCCCAGGGCAAAAACTGCGCAGTGCAGATGAGCTGTGGAGAAATAGCAGCGTCATCTCACTGCTAG
- a CDS encoding sugar O-acetyltransferase: MTKTEREKMLAGELYRAADPELVALRRTAQEQLYEFNQARPGELDLRERVVRSLFHTIGPSFEITPPFFCDYGSHIRAGKNLYINAYCTILDCNWVTLGDDVLIAPSVQIYAAYHPTDPAVRRLGLELAAPITIGNNVWLGGGAIVCPGVTIGDNTTIGAGSVVTKSIPANVVAVGNPCRPIRRA, encoded by the coding sequence ATGACCAAAACCGAGCGGGAGAAGATGCTGGCGGGTGAGCTGTACCGGGCGGCTGACCCAGAGCTGGTGGCGCTGCGGCGGACGGCGCAGGAGCAGCTGTACGAGTTCAACCAGGCTCGGCCTGGGGAACTGGATCTGCGGGAGCGGGTGGTGCGATCGCTCTTTCACACCATTGGCCCCAGCTTCGAGATTACGCCCCCCTTCTTCTGCGACTACGGCAGCCACATTCGAGCGGGCAAAAACCTCTACATCAACGCCTACTGCACCATTCTCGACTGCAACTGGGTGACCCTGGGCGACGATGTCCTGATCGCCCCCAGCGTACAGATCTACGCCGCCTACCACCCCACCGACCCGGCGGTGCGGCGGTTGGGGCTGGAGCTGGCGGCCCCCATCACCATCGGCAACAATGTGTGGCTGGGGGGCGGCGCGATCGTCTGTCCGGGGGTGACGATTGGCGACAACACCACTATCGGTGCGGGCAGCGTAGTGACAAAATCGATACCTGCCAACGTGGTGGCGGTGGGCAATCCCTGCCGCCCGATTCGTCGGGCCTGA
- a CDS encoding transketolase C-terminal domain-containing protein produces the protein MTSFPIDLGAYQRISLDASNPTLTDEQRSALKANIQLCRDAIVFFTATGAARGVGGHTGGPYDTVPEVMILDALFRGAGEKYVPIFFDEAGHRVATQYLMSVLNGDMPAEQLMQYRAANEKLPGHPELGLTPGVKFSSGRLGHMWPYVNGVALANPGKVAFCLGSDGAQQEGDDAEAARFAVAHHVNVKLLIDDNDVTIAGHPSQYMGGYSVRKTLEGHGLTVLEGDGEDLDGLYANICKAINTPGPVAVVNKRAMAVGIEGIEGSTHGHDVISVKAAIAYLSAKGHTAAVEILEGIQAPKNTYEFMGSSKTVGANRNVFGDAMVEVLGELDETTRKDSVLVVDSDLEGSCGLAQIRKAYPEVFISGGIMERGNLSAAAGFGMAQGKQGVFATFAAFLEMCISEITMARLNYSNLLCHFSHSGIDDMADNTCHFGLNNFFADNGLDDGYDTKLYFPADPNQMKACVKKVFHDPGLRFIFSTRSKVPMILDADGNEFFGGDYTFTPGKDEVIREGSAGYIVTFGDSLYRALDAVERLKQEGLDVGLINKATLNVVDEETLAKVGKAPFVLVTEAFNRKTGLGSRFGTWLLERGYTPKFAHIGTHHEGSGGLWEQFIHQGIDPDGIMAKVKELVG, from the coding sequence ATGACCAGCTTTCCCATTGACCTGGGCGCGTACCAGCGAATTTCCCTAGATGCGTCCAACCCCACCCTCACCGACGAGCAGCGCAGCGCCCTGAAGGCCAACATTCAGCTGTGTCGCGATGCGATCGTATTCTTTACGGCCACTGGCGCAGCGCGGGGTGTGGGCGGTCACACGGGCGGCCCCTACGACACCGTGCCCGAGGTGATGATTCTCGACGCGCTGTTTCGCGGCGCGGGCGAGAAGTACGTGCCGATTTTCTTTGACGAGGCGGGGCACCGGGTGGCCACCCAGTATTTAATGTCGGTGCTCAACGGCGACATGCCCGCCGAGCAGCTGATGCAGTACCGCGCCGCCAACGAAAAGCTGCCCGGCCACCCGGAGCTGGGGCTGACTCCTGGCGTCAAGTTTAGCTCGGGGCGGCTGGGGCACATGTGGCCCTACGTCAACGGAGTGGCCCTGGCTAACCCCGGCAAAGTCGCCTTCTGCCTCGGCTCTGACGGTGCCCAGCAGGAGGGCGACGACGCCGAGGCGGCCCGCTTTGCCGTGGCCCACCACGTCAACGTCAAGCTGCTGATCGACGACAACGATGTGACGATCGCTGGGCACCCCTCCCAGTACATGGGCGGCTACAGCGTCCGCAAAACCCTGGAGGGCCACGGCCTCACGGTGCTCGAAGGCGACGGCGAAGACCTCGACGGCCTCTACGCCAACATCTGCAAGGCGATCAACACCCCCGGCCCGGTGGCGGTGGTCAACAAGCGGGCCATGGCGGTGGGCATCGAGGGCATTGAGGGCAGCACCCACGGCCACGATGTGATTTCGGTGAAGGCGGCGATCGCCTACCTGAGCGCCAAGGGCCACACCGCTGCAGTGGAGATTCTCGAAGGCATTCAGGCTCCCAAGAACACCTACGAGTTTATGGGCTCCAGCAAAACCGTGGGCGCGAACCGCAACGTGTTTGGCGACGCCATGGTGGAAGTGCTGGGCGAGCTGGACGAAACCACTCGCAAAGACAGCGTGCTGGTAGTCGATAGCGACCTGGAAGGCTCCTGCGGCCTGGCCCAGATTCGCAAAGCCTACCCCGAGGTCTTTATCAGCGGCGGCATTATGGAGCGGGGCAACCTGTCGGCGGCGGCGGGCTTTGGCATGGCCCAGGGCAAGCAGGGAGTATTCGCCACCTTCGCCGCCTTCCTGGAGATGTGCATTTCTGAAATCACCATGGCCCGGTTGAACTACTCCAACCTGCTGTGCCACTTCTCCCACTCCGGCATCGACGACATGGCCGACAACACCTGCCACTTCGGCCTCAACAACTTCTTTGCCGACAACGGCCTCGACGACGGCTACGACACCAAGCTCTACTTCCCCGCCGACCCCAACCAGATGAAAGCCTGCGTCAAGAAGGTGTTCCACGACCCCGGTCTGCGCTTCATCTTCTCGACCCGCTCCAAGGTGCCGATGATCTTGGATGCCGACGGCAACGAATTCTTTGGCGGCGACTACACCTTCACCCCCGGCAAAGACGAGGTGATCCGCGAGGGCAGCGCGGGCTACATCGTCACCTTTGGCGACTCGCTCTACCGCGCCCTCGATGCCGTCGAGCGGCTGAAGCAGGAAGGCCTTGACGTGGGCCTGATCAACAAGGCCACCCTGAATGTGGTGGACGAAGAGACCCTGGCCAAGGTGGGCAAAGCGCCTTTCGTGCTGGTGACGGAAGCCTTTAACCGCAAGACCGGCCTGGGCAGCCGCTTTGGCACCTGGCTGCTGGAGCGGGGCTACACGCCCAAGTTCGCCCACATCGGCACCCACCACGAGGGCAGCGGCGGCCTGTGGGAGCAGTTCATCCACCAGGGCATTGACCCGGACGGCATCATGGCTAAGGTGAAGGAGCTGGTGGGGTAG
- a CDS encoding CAAX protease, whose translation MLDRFWEVLGYVFALNEEAFRIATTIPRGQGLALLLVLLAGLSQGIGQSIILFINQVRPARFVLSLTINAVLFAFGFLALVLSTWLVTLAPWTRSIPFNHLVTVLGAAYAPLLFAFLGALPYLGVPILNLLSVWHLLAMVVGVAAIANLPIGSAFGYVALGWVVLQVLQSTVGRPVASLGKRVANRAAGVDLVTNRRDLAESYRDNLAQTSTRWAEEFTQRISAFSQGDVVAAVTGEPTGLATANGAVSVNPGPNAQRLWPQLKPVLGLLAMAVLTVVVLALLRPLREWWFGWLGGLPAPVQLVLNLIWIGLVALVVAGLLAPLETLGWWAGWYDDEVNTTVNAGELADPLVDPSQVSRYLVYLDGIGISSFEYLPDIEEFLDTLAPNLPKHVALIRGIMPYSVMNAPLNEDRPLSFLWRYADRLRFANPMSVLGLLVNLRNVLIVGVSADKRYGPLYNQGIAQVVFNGLVKNGYRVGSGTPVTLMGYSGGGQMSCASAPYLKRALGAPIDVISLGGVISANINLLTLEHLYHLSGEKDVVEKLGPKIFPGRWRLFPLSYWNRAKRRGKISFVSLGPVGHQVPGGILDPKLLLPDGRSSLAQTIDTINAILRGDMLEAGLERGGKANNYDIFAANPLVQHQSYPLDGRPDPALYRPLGDWVGRLILPAKAERFGGVFYEVHHAPEDHRRLVGQAVKLRWSEHPLTQKMVQAVTHDVHFSADAEYASRFGGVINPVRLNHWLRVDPLESLAGSLPGDDLIAVVENPQVVLDRDGVTLLISTQPMEVTGRYYALVQFVQPLGGDRWSVRHYNRDSRAFDGPEEQVSLPPVATMDVYGSNPSTTRDLEKSPYNESGWYVYGAQNASGTFVVQALGPRALFRLVPDRVVFGGAKSAYRYIRKESWADVVAQKGRVSSVLCTAKDNGRPEAIAAAIDEWQVGDRALILHTYGGIGGNKTEPAAATPIFFGHFAYGRAEVVHDPLADEKRFEIRYYQVYAHNIDGLIAGTVHWSRYQGDRQRGWLGTRPTCDILVKLDAFSRYYYFDNERRSPLGRMEAHLQAMTARYRIGDGTGGTFVGPSNNCSQDSNQALFASLQGISLSLYRHADALIDQHPDQAEPLHQLALFGRDLKDTLQPLGGLRPAWEKNEFNLGSSIEDEPIRNLIMGLGSWRTVFPRKASDVVVHKFLKYGASAWVLRTSQVGGYDPDIEPIAPMTF comes from the coding sequence ATGCTCGATCGCTTTTGGGAAGTGCTGGGGTACGTCTTTGCCCTCAACGAGGAAGCCTTTCGCATTGCCACCACCATCCCCAGGGGTCAGGGGTTAGCGCTGCTGCTGGTGCTGCTGGCGGGGCTATCCCAGGGCATTGGTCAGAGCATTATTTTGTTTATCAACCAGGTACGGCCCGCCCGGTTTGTGCTCAGTCTGACTATCAATGCGGTGCTGTTTGCCTTTGGCTTTTTGGCCCTGGTGCTGAGCACCTGGCTGGTGACGCTGGCCCCCTGGACGCGGAGTATCCCCTTTAACCATCTGGTGACGGTGCTGGGGGCGGCCTACGCGCCTCTGCTGTTTGCCTTTTTGGGGGCGCTGCCCTACCTGGGGGTACCCATTCTCAACCTGCTGTCGGTGTGGCACCTGCTGGCCATGGTGGTGGGGGTAGCGGCGATCGCCAACCTCCCCATTGGCAGCGCCTTCGGCTACGTCGCCCTGGGCTGGGTGGTGCTGCAAGTGCTGCAAAGCACCGTCGGTCGCCCCGTTGCCAGCCTGGGCAAACGGGTGGCCAACCGGGCCGCCGGGGTCGATCTGGTCACCAACCGCCGCGACCTGGCCGAGTCGTACCGCGACAATCTGGCTCAGACCTCCACCCGCTGGGCCGAAGAATTTACTCAGCGCATCAGCGCCTTTAGTCAGGGGGATGTGGTGGCGGCGGTCACGGGAGAACCCACGGGTCTGGCCACGGCAAACGGCGCTGTGTCTGTCAACCCTGGCCCCAATGCCCAGCGCCTGTGGCCCCAGCTCAAACCCGTCCTCGGGCTGCTGGCCATGGCGGTGCTGACGGTGGTGGTGCTGGCGCTGCTGCGCCCCCTGCGCGAGTGGTGGTTTGGCTGGCTGGGCGGCCTGCCAGCCCCCGTCCAGCTGGTGCTAAACCTGATCTGGATTGGCCTGGTCGCCCTGGTGGTAGCCGGGCTGCTGGCCCCCCTCGAAACCCTAGGCTGGTGGGCAGGCTGGTACGACGACGAAGTCAACACCACCGTCAACGCCGGGGAGCTAGCCGATCCCCTGGTTGACCCCAGCCAGGTGAGCCGCTACCTGGTCTACCTCGATGGCATTGGCATCTCCAGTTTTGAGTACCTACCCGACATCGAAGAATTTCTCGACACCCTGGCCCCCAACCTGCCAAAGCATGTGGCGCTGATTCGCGGCATCATGCCCTACTCGGTGATGAATGCGCCCCTCAACGAAGACCGCCCCCTGTCCTTTTTGTGGCGCTACGCCGACCGGCTGCGGTTTGCCAACCCCATGAGCGTGCTGGGGCTGCTGGTCAACCTCCGCAACGTGCTGATTGTGGGAGTGTCTGCCGACAAGCGCTACGGCCCGCTCTACAACCAGGGCATTGCCCAGGTGGTGTTTAACGGCCTGGTAAAAAATGGCTACCGAGTAGGCAGCGGCACCCCCGTCACCCTGATGGGCTACAGCGGCGGCGGTCAGATGTCCTGCGCCAGCGCCCCCTACCTGAAGCGCGCCCTGGGGGCACCCATTGACGTAATTTCTTTAGGGGGGGTAATCAGCGCCAACATCAACCTACTCACCCTAGAGCACCTCTACCACCTGTCGGGCGAAAAAGACGTGGTGGAAAAGCTTGGCCCCAAGATCTTTCCAGGCCGCTGGCGGCTGTTTCCGCTCTCCTACTGGAACCGGGCCAAGCGGCGGGGCAAGATCAGCTTTGTCTCTCTGGGGCCGGTGGGGCACCAGGTACCGGGGGGCATTCTTGACCCCAAACTCCTCTTGCCCGACGGTCGCAGCTCCCTGGCTCAGACCATCGACACGATCAACGCCATTTTGCGCGGCGACATGCTCGAGGCCGGGCTAGAGCGGGGCGGCAAGGCGAACAACTACGACATTTTTGCCGCCAACCCCCTGGTGCAGCACCAGAGCTATCCCCTCGACGGGCGGCCCGACCCGGCCCTCTATCGGCCCCTGGGCGACTGGGTAGGGCGGCTGATTTTGCCCGCCAAAGCTGAGCGGTTTGGCGGGGTCTTCTACGAAGTTCACCACGCACCGGAGGATCACCGGAGGCTGGTGGGCCAGGCGGTCAAGCTGCGCTGGTCAGAGCATCCCCTGACCCAAAAAATGGTGCAGGCGGTCACCCACGACGTCCACTTTAGCGCCGATGCCGAGTACGCCAGCCGCTTTGGCGGCGTGATCAACCCGGTGCGGCTGAACCACTGGCTGCGGGTTGACCCGCTGGAGTCCCTGGCCGGGTCGCTGCCGGGGGATGACTTAATCGCCGTGGTGGAGAATCCCCAGGTGGTGCTGGACAGAGACGGGGTGACGCTCTTGATCAGCACCCAGCCCATGGAGGTGACGGGGCGCTACTACGCTCTGGTGCAGTTTGTGCAGCCGCTGGGCGGGGACCGCTGGAGCGTTCGCCACTACAACCGGGACAGCCGCGCCTTTGACGGCCCTGAGGAACAGGTCAGCCTGCCCCCCGTGGCCACCATGGACGTCTACGGCAGCAACCCCTCGACGACGCGGGATCTGGAAAAATCGCCCTACAACGAGTCGGGCTGGTACGTCTACGGAGCACAGAACGCCAGCGGTACCTTTGTGGTGCAGGCCCTCGGCCCCCGCGCCCTGTTTCGCCTGGTGCCCGATCGCGTCGTGTTTGGCGGGGCAAAATCGGCCTACCGCTACATTCGCAAAGAGTCGTGGGCCGATGTGGTGGCCCAGAAGGGCCGGGTCAGCTCGGTGCTCTGTACGGCGAAAGACAACGGTCGCCCGGAGGCAATCGCGGCGGCCATTGACGAGTGGCAGGTGGGCGATCGCGCCCTCATTCTCCACACCTACGGCGGCATTGGCGGCAACAAAACCGAGCCCGCCGCCGCCACTCCAATTTTCTTTGGCCACTTTGCCTACGGGCGGGCCGAGGTGGTGCACGACCCCCTGGCCGACGAAAAGCGGTTTGAAATTCGCTACTACCAGGTCTACGCCCACAACATCGACGGGCTGATCGCAGGCACAGTTCACTGGTCGCGCTACCAGGGCGATCGCCAGCGGGGCTGGCTGGGCACGCGGCCCACCTGCGACATTCTGGTCAAGCTCGACGCCTTCAGCCGCTACTACTACTTCGACAACGAGCGCCGCTCTCCCCTGGGCCGCATGGAGGCTCACCTCCAGGCCATGACCGCTCGCTACCGCATCGGCGACGGCACGGGCGGCACCTTCGTCGGCCCCTCCAACAACTGCTCCCAGGACTCGAACCAGGCGCTGTTCGCCAGCTTGCAGGGCATCAGCCTCAGCCTCTACCGCCACGCCGATGCCCTGATCGACCAGCACCCCGACCAGGCCGAACCGCTGCACCAGCTGGCGCTGTTTGGCCGCGACCTCAAAGACACCCTGCAACCCCTGGGCGGCCTGCGCCCCGCCTGGGAAAAGAACGAGTTCAACCTGGGCAGCTCGATCGAAGACGAGCCCATCCGCAACCTGATCATGGGCCTGGGCAGCTGGCGCACGGTGTTTCCCCGCAAGGCCAGCGATGTGGTGGTGCACAAGTTTCTCAAGTACGGCGCGTCGGCCTGGGTGTTGCGCACCAGCCAGGTGGGCGGCTACGACCCCGACATTGAACCGATCGCCCCGATGACCTTCTAA